A genomic window from bacterium includes:
- the rpmE gene encoding 50S ribosomal protein L31: MKENFHPGYHMVTVSCACGSTFQTRSTTAGDVFKVEICSACHPFFTGQQKLLDTAGRVDKFLKRYKKAQA, translated from the coding sequence ATGAAAGAGAACTTCCATCCCGGCTACCATATGGTCACAGTAAGCTGTGCCTGCGGCAGTACGTTCCAGACGCGTTCCACCACGGCGGGTGATGTGTTCAAGGTTGAAATCTGCTCTGCCTGCCATCCCTTCTTTACGGGCCAGCAGAAGCTCCTCGACACCGCTGGACGCGTGGACAAATTCTTGAAACGGTATAAGAAGGCTCAGGCGTAA